A genomic window from Bombus pyrosoma isolate SC7728 linkage group LG8, ASM1482585v1, whole genome shotgun sequence includes:
- the LOC122570109 gene encoding serine-aspartate repeat-containing protein I-like: MAPRKPAKHSEAEVVERAAEAGDVSPPKKKKAVAKAASKSDEEKQIRFPRAAKSTKTEQTEGTETATTVTRNAKIKPKASAKTASVTEKPNSKIKSAPKRNKEVAEKGDTNPVNEKVKNAEETETKKTRAKGTAKKAGINVDEESKGKSKGKAKREPVNENAENLEAPATKKRKQTNAEPTSKESKPKAKTMKKKVDVHDDTKNKTSNRANNKTKATSNNETENNVKTEDDKSRKVTAPRKARGRKNEPNSDDITKDDEEVKATEKFPSDSILATFRTDTNNESETTENNESESAQTAKKGRNVKKKEAPQKKPTKMRGKAAFSEDDIDATKTVKETQKKTNKESVAATKRGRGKNADNTTAEEKKILNSSETLNSNNMQNSTEDNGKKEDSEKEEAKYTKMLGSPKKLDEIHIKDEMGENNVMSTSVHEEEN, from the exons ATGGCACCCCGTAAGCCTGCGAAACATTCGGAGGCAGAGGTTGTAGAGAGAGCTGCAGAAGCCGGTGATGTGTCGCCcccgaagaagaaaaaagctgTAGCGAAGGCTGCGAGTAAAAGTGACGAGGAAAAGCAAATTAGGTTTCCGAGAGCTGCAAAATCAACTAAAACCGAGCAGACAGAAGGTACAGAAACGGCCACGACGGTAACTAGGAACGCGAAAATAAAACCCAAGGCATCAGCTAAAACCGCCTCAGTGACTGAAAAACCAAACTCTAAAATCAAGTCCGCACCGAAGAGGAACAAAGAGGTTGCGGAAAAAGGTGATACGAATCCAGTTAACGAGAAGGTGAAAAATGCCGAAGAAACTGAAACGAAAAAGACACGCGCTAAAGGCACAGCGAAAAAGGCGGGAATCAATGTAGACGAAGAAT CTAAGGGAAAGTCAAAGGGAAAAGCCAAAAGAGAACCTGTTAATGAAAATGCTGAAAATTTAGAAGCACCAGctacaaaaaagagaaagcaaaCAAATGCTGAGCCAACATCAAAGGAAAGTAAACCAAAGgcaaaaacaatgaaaaagaagGTTGATGTACATGatgatacaaaaaataaaacttctaATAGAGCTAACAACAAAACTAAAGCTACTAGCAATAATGAGACTGAAAACAATGTTAAAACAGAAGATGATAAATCCAGAAAAGTAACAGCACCAAGGAAAGCAAGGGGTCGTAAAAATGAACCTAATTCAGATGATATTACAAAAGATGATGAGGAAGTGAAAGCAACAGAAAAATTTCCCTCAGACTCGATACTTGCTACCTTCAGAACAGATACTAATAATGAAAGTGAAACTACTGAAAATAATGAGTCAGAATCAGCTCAAACTGCTAAAAAAGGACGgaatgtaaagaaaaaagaagcacCACAAAAGAAACCTACTAAAATGCGTGGTAAAGCTGCTTTTAGTGAAGATGATATTGATGCAACAAAAACAGTGAAAGAAAcacaaaagaaaacaaataaagaatCAGTAGCTGCTACAAAAAGAGGACGGGGGAAGAATGCGGATAATACAACTgcagaggagaagaaaatattgaattcgTCAGAAAcattaaatagtaataatatgcAGAACTCAACAGAGGATAACggtaaaaaagaagattcagaaaaagaagaggcaAAATACACTAAAATGTTGGGGTCGCCCAAAAAATTAgatgaaatacatataaaggATGAAATGGGtgaaaataatgtaatgaGTACATCAGtacacgaagaagaaaattaa
- the LOC122570113 gene encoding non-structural maintenance of chromosomes element 1 homolog, giving the protein MAYSNKHKIVLQAIVHEGLLIENKIQDLIIKLFGDNRVSVIINQINEQLQPLNMLIKKAQCEITGKLYWVLISTRLNEVTRYQTEFSKEQLALLRTVFSEIITSRNGCIQSTICLNLCSSLDIKMSKAGAEKFLEDIVNRKWLIYKDGYYYMGVRSITELMPYFRATYESNLNTCCLCKQVIFHGEKCTNCDTFFHLYCLKKFTMVHTHVNCPNCSTVVSDIDLSGIQDDLAIPEEGYE; this is encoded by the exons atGGCTTATAGCAATAAGCATAAAATAGTTCTACAAGCAATTGTACACGAAGgtcttttaattgaaaataagatacaggacttaattattaaattatttg GTGATAATAGAGTAtcagtaataataaatcaaataaatgaacaattGCAGCCCTTAAACATGTTAATCAAAAAAGCACAGTGTGAAATTACAGGCAAATTATATTGGGTTCTAATAAGTACTAGGCTTAATGAAGTAACCAG GTACCAAACTGAATTTTCGAAAGAGCAATTGGCCCTGTTAAGAACTGTGTTTTCTGAAATTATAACATCACGCAATGGATGCATACAAAGTACaatatgtttaaatttatGCTCTTCattagatataaaaatgtcaaaggCAGGTGCTGAAAAATTTCTGGAGGATATAGTTAATAGAAAATGGTTGATTTATAAG GATGGTTATTACTATATGGGTGTAAGAAGTATAACAGAATTAATGCCATATTTTAGAGCTACATATGAAAGCAATTTAAATACCTGCTGCCTTTGCAAACAAGTTATTTTTCAT gGCGAAAAGTGTACTAACTGTGATACCTTCTTTCACTTATattgtttgaagaaatttactATGGTCCATACTCATGTGAACTGTCCCAATTGCAGCACAGTTGTTTCGGACATTGATCTATCtg GTATACAAGATGACTTAGCAATACCAGAAGAAGGATAtgagtga
- the LOC122570108 gene encoding calcium/calmodulin-dependent protein kinase type 1 isoform X1, translated as MPLFGKKDSNKKIKKDGKDDKSPSVEDKYILKELLGTGAFSEVRLAESKEKPGQMFAVKIIDKKALKGKEDSLENEIRVLRRLTHPNIVQLLETFEDKHKVYLVMELVTGGELFDRIVEKGSYTEKDASGLIRQVLEAVDYMHDQGVVHRDLKPENLLYYNPDEDSKIMISDFGLSKMEDSGIMATACGTPGYVAPEVLAQKPYGKAVDVWSIGVISYILLCGYPPFYDENDANLFAQILKGEFEFDSPYWDDISESAKDFIHKLMCVNVEERFSCKQALAHPWISGNAASNKNIHGSVGMSSSSLMVAASLPRSHGHTSNATAGTQQRPAAAGPRINRPLQRQPHAIPRSIAIQPQLPTQISGASDQPQLKEIRESPLPVSSLVVSSPIPIPITPNSPLYLRNKRFKLWGSTRTALSTLFQTNVSYLRKQRKYKKS; from the exons ATGCCGCTCTTCGGTAAAAAggattcgaataaaaagatcAAGAAAGATGGGAAAGACGATAAATCGCCGTCTGTCGAGGACAAATACATCCTAAAGGAGTTGCTTGGAAC gGGTGCTTTTTCTGAAGTACGTTTGGCAGAAAGTAAAGAGAAGCCTGGCCAAATGTTTGCTGTGAAAATCATTGATAAAAAGGCattgaaaggaaaagaagattctttagaaaatgaaattagagTATTGCGAAG GTTAACACATCCAAATATTGTTCAATTACTGGAAACATTTGAGGATAAACACAAAGTTTATTTAGTTATGGAATT GGTTACCGGTGGAGAACTATTTGATAGAATTGTTGAAAAAGGTTCCTATACAGAGAAAGATGCATCAGGTTTAATAAGACAAGTTTTAGAAGCTGTGGATTATATGCATGATCAAGGTGTTGTGCATAGGGATCTTAAACCTGAAAaccttttatattataatccaGATGAAGATAGCAAGATCATGATTAGTGACTTTGGACTATCAAAAATGGAAGACTCTGGTATTATGGCAACTGCTTGTGGTACTCCAGGATATGTTG ctcCAGAAGTCTTAGCACAAAAGCCGTATGGAAAAGCTGTAGATGTGTGGAGTATAGGAGTCATTTCTTACATCTTATTATGTGGTTATCCTCCATTTTATGACGAAAACGATGCGAACCTGTTTGCACAAATTTTAAAAG gtgaatttgaatttgattcGCCGTACTGGGACGATATCAGTGAGTCTGCAAAGGATTTCATTCACAAATTGATGTGCGTCAATGTCGAGGAACGCTTTAGTTGCAAACAAGCCCTTGCACATCCTTG gATATCCGGCAATGCTGctagcaataaaaatatccatG GCTCCGTAGGAAtgtcttcctcttctctcatGGTTGCAGCAAGCCTACCACGCAGCCACGGTCATACGTCAAATGCAACGGCTGGCACTCAACAGCGGCCAGCAGCAGCAGGGCCCAGGATCAACAGGCCCCTCCAGCGGCAACCCCACGCCATACCCCGATCAATCGCAATCCAACCCCAGTTACCAACCCAGATCAGTGGAGCCTCCGACCAACCTCAATTGAAGGAAATACGCGAGTCACCATTGCCGGTGTCAAGCTTGGTGGTCTCGAGTCCTATTCCCATTCCGATCACTCCAAATTCACCATTATACTTACGCAACAAACGCTTCAAGCTGTGGGGTAGCACACGCACTGCTCTGTCTACTCTATTTCAAACGAATGTATCGTATCTTAGAAAGCAAAGAAAGTATAAGAAAAGCTGA
- the LOC122570105 gene encoding sorting nexin lst-4: protein MEGHQVRALYDFTGEPGTAELSITAGEMLTVMRDNVGDGWCEGFNQSGKSGLFPAAYVQIVDTSASAPNAMTSSQQSSGDYWDDEWDDDSEVGQTQAYVPQQQQQQHMMQLQQHNSVDYGDSVSMQTIHSVIPERPIPNIPKKNNKFSTLIKSGEDSYLLGMRVANVPENEKIYIEEIEGGRFRWSSRGESYNCVVTSPKKESKLKGLKSFIVYQLTPTFNNIQVSRRYKHFDWLHERLEEKYCFIPIPPLPDKQISGRYEEQFIEHRRTQLQEFVDYVCRHPVLARSRVWEHFITCTDEKRWKAGKRQAEKDELLGVNYFNAVQCPETTLDVIKVEIQTDAFSRFISGLDPVVKNFMAMAVDQTKKSLLYKREFQKIGQSFSALSHALEGDDSSRGRLTYALKITGDAYNDIGKLYEEQPKFDWEPLSDKFHIYRGIISSFPDVISIHKTAVQKRKDYERLVSEHKMEPQQLRDLSHRTDVIARALLAEETHFQTEQEIHLTQAMKTHLAEQIKFYQKIVDKLREALNAYEG from the exons ATGGAGGGCCACCAG GTAAGAGCATTATATGACTTTACTGGAGAGCCAGGAACAGCAGAGTTGTCTATCACAGCAGGAGAAATGTTGACTGTTATGAGAGATAATGTGGGTGATGGGTGGTGTGAAGGTTTTAATCAGAGTGGAAAGTCTGGATTGTTTCCAGCGGCATATGTTCAAATTGTTGACACTTCAGCATCTGCTCCAA ATGCAATGACATCATCCCAACAAAGTTCAGGGGATTATTGGGATGATGAATGGGATGACGATTCAGAAGTTGGACAAACGCAAGCGTATGTTCctcagcagcagcaacaacaacataTGATGCAATTGCAACAGCACAATAGTGTTGATTATGGAGATTCAGTTTCTATGCAAACTATTCATTCTGTGATACCTGAAAGGCCTATACCCAACAtaccaaagaaaaataataaattttctacattaaTAAAGTCTGGAGAAGATAGTTATTTATTAGGGATGAGAGTAGCAAATGTTcctgaaaatgagaaaatatatattgaggAAATTGAAGGTGGACGTTTTAGGTGGAGTTCAAGAGGGGAATCCTACAACTGTGTAGTTACATCTCCTAAGAAAGAATCTAAACTGAAGGGTCTTAAAAGTTTCATAGTTTATCAACTTACACCAacg TTCAACAATATTCAAGTTTCAAGAAGATACAAACACTTTGATTGGCTACACGAAcgtttggaagaaaaatattgttttattcccATTCCACCATTGCCAGATAAACAAATATCAGGGAGATATGAAGAACAATTTATCGAACATCGACGCACACAATTACAAGAATTCGTTGATTACGTTTGTAGACATCCTGTACTGGCGCGTAGTCGCGTATGGGAACATTTTATAACTTGTACAGATGAGAAAAGGTGGAAGGCCGGCAAGAGACAGGCTGAGAAAGATGAATTATTAGGCGTAAATTACTTTAATGCTGTGCAATGTCCTGAAACAACTTTGGATGTTATAAAAGTGGAAATTCAAACGGATGCTTTCAGTAGATTTATAAGCGGATTGGATCCggttgttaaaaattttatggCTATGGCTGTTGATCAAACAAAGAAAAGCCTTCTTTATAAGagagaatttcaaaaaattggtCAAAGCTTTAGTGCATTAAGTCATGCTTTAGAAGGCGACGATAGTAGTCGAGGAAGATTGACTTACGCGTTAAAAATAACGGGAGATGCTTATAACGATATCGGCAAGTTATACGAAGAACAGCCTAAGTTTGATTGGGAACCTTTGTctgataaatttcatatttatagaGGAATCATCAGTAGTTTCCCAGATGTAATTAGCATACACAAG ACTGCTGTACAAAAACGTAAAGATTACGAAAGGTTAGTAAGTGAACATAAAATGGAGCCGCAACAATTGCGAGATTTATCTCATCGAACCGACGTAATAGCACGAGCTCTTCTCGCCGAAGAAACGCATTTTCAAACAGAACAAGAAATACATTTAACTCAAGCAATGAAAACGCATCTCGCGGAGCAAATTAAGTTTTATCAAAAGATTGTAGATAAATTACGGGAAGCGTTAAATGCATACGAAGGCtaa
- the LOC122570108 gene encoding calcium/calmodulin-dependent protein kinase type 1 isoform X2, which produces MPLFGKKDSNKKIKKDGKDDKSPSVEDKYILKELLGTGAFSEVRLAESKEKPGQMFAVKIIDKKALKGKEDSLENEIRVLRRLTHPNIVQLLETFEDKHKVYLVMELVTGGELFDRIVEKGSYTEKDASGLIRQVLEAVDYMHDQGVVHRDLKPENLLYYNPDEDSKIMISDFGLSKMEDSGIMATACGTPGYVAPEVLAQKPYGKAVDVWSIGVISYILLCGYPPFYDENDANLFAQILKGEFEFDSPYWDDISESAKDFIHKLMCVNVEERFSCKQALAHPWISGNAASNKNIHGTVSEQLKKNFAKSRWKQAYHAATVIRQMQRLALNSGQQQQGPGSTGPSSGNPTPYPDQSQSNPSYQPRSVEPPTNLN; this is translated from the exons ATGCCGCTCTTCGGTAAAAAggattcgaataaaaagatcAAGAAAGATGGGAAAGACGATAAATCGCCGTCTGTCGAGGACAAATACATCCTAAAGGAGTTGCTTGGAAC gGGTGCTTTTTCTGAAGTACGTTTGGCAGAAAGTAAAGAGAAGCCTGGCCAAATGTTTGCTGTGAAAATCATTGATAAAAAGGCattgaaaggaaaagaagattctttagaaaatgaaattagagTATTGCGAAG GTTAACACATCCAAATATTGTTCAATTACTGGAAACATTTGAGGATAAACACAAAGTTTATTTAGTTATGGAATT GGTTACCGGTGGAGAACTATTTGATAGAATTGTTGAAAAAGGTTCCTATACAGAGAAAGATGCATCAGGTTTAATAAGACAAGTTTTAGAAGCTGTGGATTATATGCATGATCAAGGTGTTGTGCATAGGGATCTTAAACCTGAAAaccttttatattataatccaGATGAAGATAGCAAGATCATGATTAGTGACTTTGGACTATCAAAAATGGAAGACTCTGGTATTATGGCAACTGCTTGTGGTACTCCAGGATATGTTG ctcCAGAAGTCTTAGCACAAAAGCCGTATGGAAAAGCTGTAGATGTGTGGAGTATAGGAGTCATTTCTTACATCTTATTATGTGGTTATCCTCCATTTTATGACGAAAACGATGCGAACCTGTTTGCACAAATTTTAAAAG gtgaatttgaatttgattcGCCGTACTGGGACGATATCAGTGAGTCTGCAAAGGATTTCATTCACAAATTGATGTGCGTCAATGTCGAGGAACGCTTTAGTTGCAAACAAGCCCTTGCACATCCTTG gATATCCGGCAATGCTGctagcaataaaaatatccatGGTACTGTATCGGAACAACTTAAAAAGAATTTCGCCAAATCAAGGTGGAAG CAAGCCTACCACGCAGCCACGGTCATACGTCAAATGCAACGGCTGGCACTCAACAGCGGCCAGCAGCAGCAGGGCCCAGGATCAACAGGCCCCTCCAGCGGCAACCCCACGCCATACCCCGATCAATCGCAATCCAACCCCAGTTACCAACCCAGATCAGTGGAGCCTCCGACCAACCTCAATTGA
- the LOC122570107 gene encoding coiled-coil domain-containing protein 174, protein MMNNTKKINVNFSSLVGLKAELLKKQHEVNEAKLKSEIDHTVSKLQKKKSKKIEKESRKENSKMPEYIEDIDTHKKSKLMLEAKARLYDRLKKSKTTNENFLVDFTNKSDESEEEPLPKDETDPILENEDDWVEYEDCFGRTRKCLREDLSLMQEKDQLIKQQIITKKGIDPKTNDIIDQNYIEGKKEPEIEIMRKKWEEQTQKLADKVNIHYQDILFDEARTHGVGYYAFSQDEEERIKQQENLFNLRKETEKKQKEIKELKELREKMEHNRLKAAKIRQRIRAGLPIDAVEEEFREKNDNVSNQNESGNVHNTEENLIEIEEKENSESQIIERDKEIEKENKIKALGELLGKRTHWYEMSQEEWVHKCRKIRVTEFGPVYENFRSAGYLNHQNADTVSSIHNNDKSHSYEMNDTENSNKINIDSYDIPLPPSLNTNDYNTEHNNLTETINDSNFVQSVDSKQYNSSNTVQNQMKQNRSIDEASIAAGLKYLREKFEKSQNT, encoded by the coding sequence atgatGAATAACACGAAAAagattaatgtaaatttttcatccCTCGTGGGTTTAAAAGCGGAACTTTTAAAAAAGCAGCATGAAGTAAATGAGGCAAAATTGAAATCAGAGATAGATCACACAGTATCAAagttacaaaagaaaaaatccaagaaaattgaaaaggagtctaggaaggaaaattcaaaaatgcCGGAGTACATTGAGGATATTGATACTcataaaaaatcgaaattaatgtTGGAGGCAAAAGCAAGATTATATGACCGATTAAAAAAATCCAAAACTACTAATGAGAATTTCCTTGTTGACTTTACAAATAAATCAGATGAATCTGAGGAAGAACCATTGCCAAAAGATGAAACTGACCCAATATTAGAAAATGAGGATGACTGGGTAGAATATGAGGATTGTTTTGGACGTACAAGAAAATGTTTACGCGAAGATTTGTCCTTGATGCAGGAAAAGGATCAATTGATCAAACAACAAATTATAACCAAAAAAGGAATTGATCCAAAAACCAATGATATTATTGACCAAAACTACATtgagggaaagaaagaacctgaaatagaaattatgaGAAAAAAGTGGGAGGAACAAACACAGAAACTAGCAGATAAAGTAAACATACACTaccaagatattttatttgatgaaGCTAGAACTCATGGTGTTGGTTATTATGCATTTTCACAAGATGAGGAAGAAAGGATCAAGCAACAGGagaatttgttcaatttaagaaaggaaacagagaagaaacagaaggagataaaagaattgaaagaattGAGGGAGAAAATGGAACATAACAGATTGAAAGCGGCTAAAATTAGACAACGTATTAGAGCAGGATTACCTATAGATGCAGTAGAAGAGGAGtttagagaaaaaaatgataatgtaTCTAATCAAAATGAATCAGGAAATGTACATAATACAGAAgagaatttaatcgaaattgaagaaaaagaaaatagtgaAAGCCAGATTATAGAAAgagataaagaaatagaaaaagaaaataaaataaaagctttAGGAGAACTTCTAGGCAAGAGAACTCATTGGTATGAAATGTCTCAGGAAGAATGGGTTCATAAATGTAGGAAAATAAGAGTCACTGAATTTGGACCagtatatgaaaattttagaagTGCTGGTTATTTGAATCATCAAAATGCTGATACAGTTTCAAGTATTCATAATAATGACAAATCTCATTCATATGAAATGAATGATACAGAaaacagtaataaaataaatatagattctTATGATATACCACTTCCCCCTAGCTTAAATACAAATGATTACAATACTGAGCATAATAATTTGACTGAAACAATAAATGACAGTAATTTTGTTCAGTCAGTTGATTCTAAACAATACAACTCTAGTAATACAGTGCAAAATCAGATGAAACAAAATAGGAGTATAGATGAAGCGAGTATAGCAGCTGGTCTCAAATACTtgagagaaaaatttgaaaaaagtcaGAACACTTAA